The Pyrus communis chromosome 5, drPyrComm1.1, whole genome shotgun sequence region TAATCACATAGTTTGATTGcatatttgttttttgattACTTTCATCGGCGGTGATCTATTGGCCTGCAAATCAGGAGATCAGTTTGAAGGATCTGTCTGTCTCCAAATCATTGAGAAAGTAAGGATTGTTGTGAATTTGGTGTTGCAAATAATTCAGAGGCAATCTTCCTTCAAATGAAATGTAAACCCACTTTAACATGTCAACAAAGAGGGGCTAAATTATAAGTTTCTTGCACATGAACTATCATATAGGGACATTATTATGtcagtaaatttaattaaattaatttgtcTGGCTAAAGGTGTGGCAGATTATCTAGGTAACTATGATTAGGCTTTTATTACTATTTAATTACCAAATTGTTCATACTTTAAACTTTGGATTCTCACCCTAGACACCCTAGTGTCCATAGAACTATATGGGCTTCAGACCCAAGGTAGCTGTAGTTTTTGGGCTTGAAGAAGCTGCATAACCCATAAATAATCCCACAGTTCAGCTTCCAAAGTGCGCTTTTTTCACACTTTCGAGAAGTAACATTTTTTAAGCAGAAAAAGGTTCCATGCCAACCCAAGGAAAGGCAAAATAACCCAAAACATATTGGAGAAATTGAGAAACACAAAAGCCAGCCCaataagcaaacaaacaaaacaaacaaacgaaaattaCACTCTAATCCCTATCCCTCCAAACGCAGAGAACAAGACCGAGTGGTCAATTTGATCAAGGCATAGGAGCACAAAAATTACTGTTGAATTCCACATCGGTCGTAGTAAAAGAtaagtaatagtttaaatatcttaaccCCATTCTAACTAACACTgagaccttttgtgataaaaccccacacctgacggattgtgcaagtggtaattaccaagttatggacaatatcggtgttgttggaagtgggccgtatgacccgtctctctgataattttacatggtatcaaagcTAGGAAGCGAGCCCATAATGTACTGccacgtgatgggtgggtccccttgGCCCCGCGTGTAGGGTGAGTCCCCTTAGCTCCATGTGGTTGCtgatgtgtggatctcccaTATGTAACCCCTAATTGGGTCCCACGTGAGGGGGCATGTTGAATCTCGCATCGGTCGTAGTAAAAGAtaagtaatagtttaaatatcctaaccccATTCTAACTAACATTGAGacattttatgataaaaccccacacctgacagattgtgcatgtggtaattaccaagttgggaacaatatcagtgttgttggaagtgggccaTACGGCCCGTCTCTTTGATAATTCTACAATTACAAACCCGCAAACGAAAGCAAACCACAACCAGATTTTGTCACCGAAACACCGAACCTTGTAGTGTGAGCATGTAATTAATTACATGATTGGTTGTAAGGAAGATAATTTAAATGGGTGAGAGATGCATCATCACATTCTATATTAAGGTCAAATTAAGCACTCTTTAAATGCTCATGTTAGTAAGGACGACCCCACTGCAACGAGAGTAACAACCTATGTTGAGGTCAAATTAGGCACGCCCTAAGTCTTCTAAGGAAAACCCCGCCCCAACGAGAGTAACAACCTTGAAAGACAAAAGTTATGAAGGAAGccaatgaatttgaattaaccacCTTTCTAGTAGTAAATTTCCCTATAttacatataaaaataataaatttgaagAAGCTTGTTATGATAAGTAAATTATGACGACAGAAATAGAGTTAGAGAATTTGTGTTGGCTAGAAGTGGATGCAAATATTATCACAAGGCTGGAGGCTAGCCCTTGCAACCTGTTTTTGTCCTCAGAAATCCAACAGAAAGATTCAGATCCGATCAATATGTTTCCCTAGCAAACTCCAGGGATAACTAATTAAGGAACTAGGCCAACCAGGTACACAATTTTAATCTATCTTGTGCATTATAACATGTACTATTATTAATTTGTCTAGTTTTTCTTATGTAAGTGAACATATTTGTCATATATATGACCGTTTCAAACTTCTTTTGAAAGAACTAAACGTATTTTAGTAGGGCCGGCCTTGAGGCAGGGCGAACGTGGCGATCGTTGAGGGGCACCAAAAATTAGTTAACAAATCTATGTACATGGCAACAGTGATGGGAAAAGAGCGAACCAGGAGGGTAGCctgagaaaaaagaagaagagaaactgCTTTTTAATTCTTGACCAAACGGTTTCGTCACATCTAGGCAATTAAGACGTAGGCTGTTTGTCGAGCTAAAACTGCTTTCAAAAGAGCTAAAAATATCATTCTTACATATTATCttcaaataattcaaaatatcaaTGATAAAGATGGAGATTGTTTGGAGAATCGAACCACTTGTCACTTGTCAGgaattttttctttcaactcttCGCGTGATTGGATTCCAAGAAAACCACAAGATAATAAGGAAACCGTGCGGCTAAGATTCGTAAGAAGGTGATGGGAAAAATGGATATACATCGAGGGGAGTTGGGACAAAATCTGCATGGGCCAACTGATATTTTCAAGCTATTAATTCACAATGTTTAGAGAATGTGTTTTGAAGATTTACaactttaaatttaattaatcatCTATTAATAATCATAATATATGTAACTATTACATGTAACATCACTTGATATATACATTTCagatattacatatatataagaaTCTCCAAAACTCCCAAAAATAACTAACAATGTCTAATATTCTAATATTGCTTCATTTGTTGTTTGAGAGAAGCAATTAATAGAAGGAAAACTTAATcttctcttaattaattaattaaccctaAGCTGCAATCCCTTTCCCATGTGGAAACGATGATCTAACCCTAAACACATGCTCTTCACCTGTGCATTTATCAATCTTCACAACCCAATGGTTCTTATTTCCAATCATTTTTGCATTATTACTTTCTGCTGCAATTCTTGTCACCAGCAACCCTCCTCCGATGGGCAACAACTGAGTCCTTGATCCGCCGGACCTCCACGACCCTTTTCCGAAAGCGTTATGCCCCACAACAATAGCTCCGTTTTGCTTCCTCCCCATCTGCACCGCTCTAAGAACTGCCTCGTGGTTCTTGAGGTTGCAATCGATGAGCACGAAATCCGCCTCCTTGTAGTAATTTAAAAGAAGATTTTGAGCTTCTCCAATAACAAACTCAACGTGACAAACGTTGACGCCGAGGATTTTCTCAGACAAGTGTAATTCTTCGTTACCGCGAAGAATGCATACAACTCTGCTGCCAGTTTGTTGAGCAGCCACAGCAAGGGCTAGGGTATTGGAGTCGGCAGCTCCAGCGCACGCAACAACCATTAGCTGCGCATTGTTGCCTGCTGCTAGGGCTGAAATGAACTCGATCACATCTGGCTCGTTTCCCTTCTGGCCctgaattaaaacaaaacaaaaaaccagcTAGTTAGAAACGACcaaattaaacagaaaaatcAAGCATGAATTAAACAAAACCGTTAAGTgattggagaaaaaaaattatgaaaggaTACCCACCATTTTTAGGGCTTTGAGGTAGGCTTTTGTGGCATTCTCAGCAGACCAGCAAGCCATGTTTGTTCTTTGAAAATGTAATTGTGAATAAATCTCtagctttctttttctctcaaatCTCAACGTTTAGCTTCAAGTTTGCTTTGGATAGAACATGGAAGGACTGGCATATATAGGGAACAGCGTGGAAGGACTGACATATATAGGGGGCACTGCCCGGAATGCTTTCTTATTACGGACAGTGGCAATCCAACTGGCCATGTTAGAAGAtgtttaaatcaaaatttaacaagTACCAACTAGGATAGTAGgattatatataaaattgttGTCCTTTTAGTACTAGTTTGTCTGGAAAAACTAGGGCTAAACCATGTTAGTGTACGTGCATTAGTTATTTAGTGTTACACACTTTTTTTCCGATAAAATGTAAATTAGTTACTTTCAAGCATAAGTGCTTATAAATTCACTGTAAGGTATGACCCTCGCCTTTTAGTATAATTTGAAAAAAGTTACGAAATGTAGGAAATAAACTATCAAATTTTCCGCTTGCTTAATAAActgaaagagaaaagggaaactATTAACAAGATATGAATAGGATCTTAGGAATCGGATACTTAATCTTCCCGGTTGAAATATATAGAGCTTGCttagttaattattaaataattagaTGAGTTTCCAGGAGGCAACTCATTAACGTTTAATTAAACATCTTAATACTTTTAGAGGAAGTATCTTAATATTTGATaccaaatataaaattaaacttGCACGATGCCAATTATTTGTCTCCAAATAATCACTGATTAGCTGTGATGCCTTATATCTTAGAGACAACATAAGTTGAATATTACATATAATATATAGGAGGAGGAGAGCCCCATGTTATCCGAGGTAGAAAACCAACAAGTTTGGCAGTCCTCAATTTGCAAATTAATCTTGAGtttaatttaacattttttagCTATCAACTTGTACACTACGCATAATTGGGATTATTTTCGGATCTTTGTATTTGGAACCGATGAATTCGGAGATCCAGTCCACTCATTTTGATTATGCAATCCTTGTTATAGTTCATTCCATTAGCCCACCTCACACAAACTAATAGTCTAGTTGGTCTCCGAATTCTTAAGCTCCAAACATATATACAAATCCAAAGAGGATCTAGACTCCACTACATAGACACATGCAGTCTTGTTGTGTACGGGGTGTACATACGTACGAGCTACATATATTATTGACCAAAGGTTTTCCAGTTTaacttaatttattaatttatgcaTTTTTTAATCGTTTTGCTATGGTATTAGAGGTGCTTTGAAAATGAATTTTCTAAACTTAATATTATTAGCACATATAAACAAATATGTGGTTAATTAATCATAAATATATAACGCAAGAGGCCTCGTCCTTGCCTCCAGAAATGACAACACAGATCTGGATCCGATCAAGTTGTTTCCCAAACAAGCACATTCATAACAGAGCAACGCAACACATAAATTTTCATGTCTCGTGGTCCATCTCTTGCAGTGTAAGTCTGTAAGATGCTCCATCCTCTGTCCAGTTCTGGTAGAGTGATCAGACGACAGAGACGATGCATGAACGAATACGTATGTGTGGTCGAACCAATTTGAcctaattttttaattgttgttgTCGTTTTTATCATTGGCTTTTAGGAAAATGAAACTTATAGGTGTATCGGGAACACTTGTTGCACAgtgtattattttgttttatatacgttttataatatgaatgaatgatatagTTAATATGTTTCACTCTTACAGTATattaattcaaaacaaatataCACATCATTTGAGTAAAATAATAACACAATAGAATGGAATTTCAGTTATAACGTATAATTTATGGCTAGAAGCTCGTGTAGGACATAATATGGAGCATGTAATGAGAAACTGGGAGTGTTGATCAGACAGTGATGGGAAATGAGTACGATTCCCTCCCTTCTAAATTTCCTCCCCTTTCTTATCttcctctctcatttttttatgTCTCTCTTTGTGTAAAAAAGTCGTGGGAAATGAGTATGATTCCCTCCCCTTTCTTATCTTCATCTCTCATTTTTTTATGTGTCTCTCTTTGTgtaaaaaaatcaacacaagATATTGACGTAGTATAATCGTGaccattaaaataaaatgagagaaaagaaaattaggACAAATTGAAAATGACAGAATCCCACTCCAACAAGCAACGGGGAAGCATGGTGGAAACAAGGTGTGGGTCGAAGGTTTTTTGGTTGGctttgtgcaatcttggaaggGGACATTAAATGTGTGGTACCTTCAAAATTTTACCATGTCTACTTCATTGTCTTTGACTCTTTGCTTCTCAATCTTAAAAGTTcgaaaaatgagaaagaaaaaagattacAAGAACACTTTACGCGTATAATGTTCTTGTAAATACATGTATTCCAACACGTCTAGGGACTGTGGAGTATGAAGGGATCTTCTATATACGCATATTTGCAATGTTTATCTCTTGTAAGTTCATGtacaaagtatgcatgcatacGCATTTCGAGTCCGTGTGGTTTTCTATTTGGAGAGACTGATCGATTCACGACACACGAGAACAAGTATcggttttgaatttaaaaatttgtGGAACCATAATTATGATATCATGGTAGACAACTACTAAACTCTAAAagtttaaaattattaagaaaCGAACCAACAATGTATATCAAACtaacatatataatatgtaaCGTGTGATTTATACATTATATGCTCAGTGGCGCCGGCCTCCCCCTCACCGGCGCCCACGTCAGAATCGTTCTCTTCCACCTTAAATCTCAGTACCCgcaacttcatttttttttctctcttctctgccTCCATTTTGACGCCTAAggtctgaattttttttttttttggggttaaaTATCATATGCACAGCGGGTGGAGGTGAGAGGGTGGCTTGGTCGAATGCACCGTGGAGGTGCATGGTGATTTGAAACCCTTAAATAAATCATTGATTTTAATCGGTGACCCAGTAGTTAAAGACGAATTCCAAGCCTGTATTCCACACAACAGTCTTGGAATCAACTCCTAGCACTGATGGATTGCACGATAGTGGACAAGCCACAATTGAAATGACTTTGTAAGTATTTCCGGCCCCTAAAAAGATGAACTTTCGTAACGAAGCCACCAACTGATCTgctttaaagaaaagaaaaaaaaattaaatcattgATTTGTTTCCAAGAACTTCTTGTTAGATGATTGAAGCCCACTAGAACTTCTTGTTAGATGATTGAAGCCCAAAATCCATTTACATGGGTTTAACTCTAAGTTCAGCCCAATATACTATTCTCTACGGATAAATACTCTCTTATCCAAAAAGCCCAATCGTACAGAAGTCGGTCTCTCTTCCCTAACCGTATAAATAGTCCTCGGCGGTCGTCGTCCGTCGTCAAACCCAAGAACCTGCACAGTCCAGTCCAATCCATTCCAGATGGGCAATTCGTGCTGCTTCTTCTGTAGCTGCATAGACCAAGCGAGCATAGGCATCTTGGAGAGGTGGGGCCGTTTCGAGAGGCTCGCCGAACCCGGTTTCCACCTCCTGAACCCGTTGGTCGGTCAATGGGTCGCCGGCATCCTCTCCACCAGGATCGCCTCTCTCGACGTCCGCATCGAGACCAAAACCAAGGTAATTCTTATCATCTCTGTGAAATTCATACAGCACAAGCAAGAATTTTGAgtaaattgtaaattttttgttgGTGTTTCGATTGAAATTTTGTGCAATTTTGGGCAGGATAATGTGTTTGTGCAATTGGTCTGCTCAATTCAATACAGGGTGGTGAAAGAGAATGCTGATGATGCGTTTTATGAGCTGCAAAACCCCAAAGAGCAGATTCAAGCTTATGTCTTTGATGGTATTTTCCTATATTGGCTAattgggtttttaatttttacgcgaataattgaattgaattgtgtAGTGGTTCGAGCTCTGGTTCCGAGAATGACGCTGGACGAGCTCTTTGAGCAGAAGGGTGAGGTTGCTAAAGCCGTGTTGGAGGAGCTTGAGAAGGTAACATATGAAATGATTTGTTGAAGTGTTTACTGTATTCGTGATCGTTTTGACGGTAGGATGCATGATTGTTACTATTTTATCGTTgcaatgctttgaattgaatGAGTTTGAGTTCAATTGGATTGTTGTGATTGCTTCTCAGCTGTTTGTTTTGAGCgaaattttgttgtttattgTTATGTTTCCTTCTATCTGAAACTTGTATAACAAGAAATGTTTTGTTTTACATGATTTCTTACTTTGTATGCTGAAATTGCTGATCAGGTTATGAGAGGATATGGATACAGCATAGAGCACATACTGATGGTTGACATTATACCTGATGCCTCTGTTCGCAAGGCAATGAATGAGATCAATGCAGGTACAATTTTCTCTGATTCGTTCCCTGATTTTACACATGCAATTGTTTGTGCTTGTAGTTGCGGTAGGAAAACACATGTTTTGGGAGTTAGTACATTGTTGGAACATGAGTCTCGGTTAGCCCCAGGTTTTGAGAACAAACATTTTGGAATGGTTATGTGCTATGGTTTACTCAGTTGCGTCTCTTCTGATTTTTGTACAGAAGTGTATGATACTAGCGACATTCTGACAAGATATTCTTATGACGTATCTGGCCTCATAATGTTTAGATTCTGCTGTTATGTTAAGCTGTAAATTAATTTGAGTTTGCTTCGTGAAAGTACTTTATATGTTAGAGCGAACAAACGTTGCTTTTCTTAACATTTGGAACATTTTCTCCTAGATTCCTAGACTCGAGGTCATCTTAGAAGCTGAACTTATTTATCATATATTCCTGGTTATCTCGAAATGTTGAATTTCGCACACTGATCAGTAGTTTGCAGTCTTTATATATGTTTATGGCTTGTAAATTTACTAAATAATGGAGCATCTGCACTGCAGCTCAAAGGCTCCAGCTAGCCAATGTATACAAAGGAGAAGCAGAGAAGGTGCTTCAGGTGAAAAGGGCAGAAGCTGAAGCCGAGGCCAAGTACCTTGGCGGAGTTGGTGTTGCCAGGCAGAGGCAGGCAATCACCGATGGATTGAGAGAGAACATCTTGAATTTCTCAGGCAAGGTGGAAGGCACCTCGTCAAAGGAGGTGATGGATCTGATCATGATCACTCAGTACTTTGACACAATCAAAGACCTCGGGAACTCGTCGAAAAACACTACAGTTTTTATACCCCACGGTCCGGGACACGTTAGGGACATCGGTGATCAAATACGCAACGGACTAATGGAGGCATCCAGTGCTCAGCTCAACGCCGAGTAAATACGCTCGTTTGGATAATTTCTTGGTCACAATACCCTTTTTTTTATCGAATTTGAGATGACACGAACAGGTTAGGGTTGTTACATAAGATATAGTTTATGCAATCCGATtcgtttaattttgtttgcatTTCTTTTGGAATGAAGAACATGGTATATGCTTGCACCATGTCGACTCTGTGTGTATATAAAGAAATAGTAATACAGCCCAATATATATAGGTCTGAATAAAGCTATTATTTTGAATGAATGTTATTAGGGATTGTTATTTGTTAagtccggatcctctttgtgaggattcggGGATTCGTGAATTGTGTTCATTTATTATACATTCAgcgattagaaattattttaaatatttttatttaaaaataaacataaaaaatacgTGATAGAAACTTAACAgtataatgtacgatgaacggacatgagTTACGGATTCCTAAGATATTCACCAAAAacatccggagaggatcctaatGGTTATTTGTTCTTAATTATTGATTTCGACCACGTTTCGGTTTCTGTCATGAGTTAACAAAGTGGGCTTTGTCATGGGCCCACGGGAACAATGGTCCATTGTAGTCTGGACTAGCTCATTTGATTCGGATGGGTCTCAAGTCGCACCCGAAGGCCCAAATCCAATATTTATCATGAATTGTTTTTATGGAGATGTAGGGTAAATTATTTGGAGTGATTCTCAAATGTCACGTTACGGCGTTATGAATCTACGTTTTATTATATGTTGCACAAAAATATTGATATATTATGAGCAATATTGTATTAAAAATACATGTGATAACATGAACTGATTGGTAGCATCACTCAACAGTGTGACAAATTCATTGAAACTCCCgcaaaggttttttttattttttttatttattatttttttaattgaaactattacaaaaatttaaagaaCAAGGTAATTTTGAACCTGAGAAACACGGGTAAAAACTTACCGTATCTAATAAGATATTTGATCACATGCAGGAGCACAGATACTATGCTTGGCAATTGGTAATTGGTATGGAATGTAATGATATATAGCACAAAATTCAAAGATGGAATTGTGTAGAACAAATGGGTGGCATACTAGCATTAGAAATACGACGGCCCTATTCTATCTTGTAGACCTTACTCGACCTAAAACATTATATTTTGGCTCCACACAAATGTTGTGTCGTAGGGCAGGCCATAAGCAAAGAAAAAGTTAACCTAAAGTTTAATACTTAATCAACCTACTAATTATAAAAAGCGTTACCGTTAAACGTGGACCAATTAGTAAAAAACATAAAGTAAAATAATACGTTTTAGGTGGCCAACTTTGCATCGTACAaaaatgtaatcataaaaatgaAGGGAATATTTAGGGGAGGATTTTTGGTAATGATATTGTATGATGACCATTAGGCTGAGATTAGATAATTGGAGATTTTGATTTGATGGGAGTGCacttaatttgttttcttcgtTTCTGGTATTTACTTAATGACAATAAATTATAATGACACAGGTGAGTCTGGTAGGATGGATTTTTCTAACTTTTAAGGCTCAACGTGTCGAGCAATTATACAACATGTTTGAAATGCGGTCACGTGACGTTATTATTTTTCTCAAGTTATaatatgtaaatttaattaatacttaaaatGAGAGATATCAACTATGTCCAAATTTATTATAACATGAAAAATAATACAACCTGTAACTCGTGCTCTCGATAATCATAACATTTTCTCAAAAGAAGGGACAGTCTTAGTTATCTTACCCTTATATTTAGGCCacttctttttaatttatgtcatttgattatcttcaatttattcgatccgatgatcaaataacattttttttatttgatgttgttaaattcaaatttgtggttagattttgggttttcaaacaagaataaCAAAAAAGTTTTCACTTAAAAGAAATAATCTCTTTCCAATTTAGCCACTTGGTAGGAGAAACCTTCCTGGAGGGATGCCTCTTGTAACAAAGTCAAACGAAAAAGGGACAAAAGTGCACAAATTAGGATACAATGGGAAAGAAATAGCAAGAGCCTAGTAAGACTACTAGTGAGTCCTTATGCACATCCAATCATTTTCAAAATGCTAGGCTCCATGTGTGCTAGTGGTTGTGAGCCGTTAATGTATGTGAGTTCTGATATGTATGCGTCAACAATTCAAGTCACATGCATGTTTGCTATACATCAATAACTCCCAATCACTTGTAGGTACCATTTCGCTACTCTAATAAAGTGGATAGGTTCATAGTCATTAAAATCAAAACTCAAGGACCACAACTTTTGGGAATCTTTTTATTCACCACCCTTAAATGATGGTAATGTTCACCACCCTATTTATCACTGTTGAATGAGTTAAATTTTCGAAATTTGTAtagatttcaaaatttaaactcatcaaatgattaaaaataGGATGATACCACCACTCGAGGATGGCGAACAAAAACGCCTCCACAACTTTTAGGTGTGGGGTTAGTGGTTACAGATACAAAAACTTTGCGAAAAATATTGATTAGAGTACTATCTCTGTCATAATGACACATCATACATATGGTTGAAGTTCATGTGGAATGAAATCATAGAAAGACAAACCGTAGAATACCAAAAAACACAAAGGCAGGtggtacatatatattattcatttcCCTACCCCACCATCAAATACCCAATTTAACCTTTACTTTTAGCCTTGGCACAAATTGAAAGGTTGTTCATTTGTGACCGAAAAGTTACGAGTTCGAATCGTGAAAATAGCCTCTTtgtaaagcaaaaacaaaactgcaTAAGATAAATGTCTCCCCTCACGACCCTCACAAAACAGGAAGCCTTGTTGACTTGAGAtcgctttttattttttatttttaccaacCATGTGCAAAAACTTGAAGATTAGTTGGATTGAAAAATGATGTATATACTTCTGCATAAATCCATATCTAATCATTACCCATacattatcatgacactttccTGTGTCAACTTGCTCAATTATTGGCGGAATACAAAGAAAAAATGTTTCCATTTTACCTCATAAAACTAAAGTCACCAAAACATACAAAGGAGGGCCACAAACAAGAAATACAtaccaaaattaattttatatcatGTCAATTCATGTGCTTAGATATGCAATTTTTCTCGAGTACTTACATTCATTCACTGTCAACACATTTGATTGTTGAATTCGGTCTACCTGCTCAAACTCAGTGGCTGAGGAACAGGTAAATACATATCGACACTGAACATTTGTAGGTACTCAAGAAAAATGACGGACATAAggcttcaaaattcaaaaacaatcaagaagaaaaaaaagagggagatgagagatgataaaaaggaagaaagctaATTATGGAGGAGCATTGAAAGTGTGAAGATTCTTGTAGAAAAGAGTGTTGTCCTATACTAATCATCATATCTACTTTCTCTTTAACAACAACATGAGTGGAGAGTGAACAATGAATCCATCCTCCTATACCATACAATTCTAAATAAAGGCTTAggctttccctttcccttctaGTTGGTGAGTAGTCAGTATTTTGCCTCCCCCTGCCGACAGGACCCCCTATGCCGTCACCAAATTCAGTAACAAATGAAATCAAAGGTAGAAAGAAAAAGTAACAAATTCTTACTCCACCACTAACTACACTTAACTCAAAAGTGAAAACTTTGAACTTTGGCAGAGCTGTTTGACTAGGGAACTCTCACACCGGGTGGGAACAAAATATAAGAGGTTTCATGTTTTTGTGAGAGGTGACTTGCGAATAACATAGTGGGGGAGCTCTAcccgaattttttttcttcatccacaaacccacttggtatttttttttcagtctACTGCTCAGTCAAGTTACCATATTGGGTTTCTATGGCAAGAGGGGGTTATGATTGGTATGGTTTATTGAAAACTCAACTGAGTATGATTTGAAGGTGCACCAGAAAGTGTAATAATTCTCCAAAATTTGGAAGTGCTGTTATAAGATACTAAAACTATGGCCAACTCAACTAGTGACTTCATATGCCactttgtcctttttttttttttcctttttttttttttttgggtcccATTTTTCATACTGTATCGTTCTTGCACATTActcagggaaaaaaaaaaagagaattaaatttgaaTGTATCACCTGCTACGGCCACGAACTGAGTTTCCTGAATCCGAATTTTCAGAATTCTGCAAACAAATATATTATGTGCATATATACAGTGAATACCACATACGCATTCTCCCATCTTAGAGCAATTGCCACAAGGCTAAGGTCTTTCTCGCCGGTTGAACCACTAATGAAATCCGTTTACACGTGatgcacataacccgtttcatTTCTCAGCCTGCACAAAGAAAGGTGTGGCACTTGGTTAAGAGCTTCAGACACTcatgaaattttcaaaaagtTGGGATTTTAGGTGGAGCCAATGTTGAAAGGGGCTTGGAGATTAAGCATGTGAATCACAAGTAAAGGAATCACCAACCTACTTATGCTCAATATTACTAAGCCAAATTACATGCAGATTCAGTTCAAGTTCGTTGCAATATCCCTTTCAGTCATATTATGCACATCCCCTCCTTGCTTCCATTTTGCTCAAGACTTTTTAGCAATCATGGAAG contains the following coding sequences:
- the LOC137734505 gene encoding uncharacterized protein, coding for MACWSAENATKAYLKALKMGQKGNEPDVIEFISALAAGNNAQLMVVACAGAADSNTLALAVAAQQTGSRVVCILRGNEELHLSEKILGVNVCHVEFVIGEAQNLLLNYYKEADFVLIDCNLKNHEAVLRAVQMGRKQNGAIVVGHNAFGKGSWRSGGSRTQLLPIGGGLLVTRIAAESNNAKMIGNKNHWVVKIDKCTGEEHVFRVRSSFPHGKGIAA
- the LOC137734884 gene encoding hypersensitive-induced response protein 4, with protein sequence MGNSCCFFCSCIDQASIGILERWGRFERLAEPGFHLLNPLVGQWVAGILSTRIASLDVRIETKTKDNVFVQLVCSIQYRVVKENADDAFYELQNPKEQIQAYVFDVVRALVPRMTLDELFEQKGEVAKAVLEELEKVMRGYGYSIEHILMVDIIPDASVRKAMNEINAAQRLQLANVYKGEAEKVLQVKRAEAEAEAKYLGGVGVARQRQAITDGLRENILNFSGKVEGTSSKEVMDLIMITQYFDTIKDLGNSSKNTTVFIPHGPGHVRDIGDQIRNGLMEASSAQLNAE